The Deltaproteobacteria bacterium genome has a window encoding:
- a CDS encoding insulinase family protein: MRRIAAIGCLALAFGARAADPDIKFEKYQLQNGLTVILSEDHRLPQVAADIWYHVGAANQTPGKSGFAHLFEHMMFSGSRHVQPSPFQVLESIGASGMNGTTNFDRTNYFEVVPSNQLAAALWVESDRMGYLLDTLDEQKLRTQRDVVSNEKRQSYENRPYGLAGLRVCDLLFPKPHPYYECVIGDIADIQAASAADVRQFFRTWYGPQNASLAIVGDFDPKVARELVEKYFGPIPGGPAVKRPDIPQANVGRMIKETVEDKLAELPRLILVWKGVRLYTDEEPAGDVLADVLGSGRTSRLYKALVFERHLASGVSAGNGSYGLGGWFQVTVTAARGHTIDEIRPVVDQIVVELQQQAPTKEEVERAQRNIIANQVRTVERIGGFGGKADLLNHYQTYLGDPGYLARDLARYRAVTPAAAQAYANKFLIPNERIELDVVPAAKRTASAEGAER; the protein is encoded by the coding sequence ATGCGCAGGATCGCCGCGATCGGTTGCCTGGCGCTCGCCTTTGGCGCGCGCGCCGCGGACCCCGACATCAAGTTCGAGAAGTACCAGCTGCAAAACGGGCTGACGGTCATCCTCAGCGAGGATCACCGCCTCCCCCAGGTGGCAGCGGACATCTGGTACCACGTCGGCGCCGCCAACCAGACGCCGGGCAAGAGCGGGTTCGCGCACCTCTTCGAGCACATGATGTTCTCGGGCTCGAGGCACGTGCAGCCTTCGCCGTTCCAGGTGCTGGAGAGCATCGGCGCCTCGGGAATGAACGGCACCACGAACTTCGACCGGACGAACTATTTCGAGGTCGTGCCTTCCAACCAGCTCGCGGCCGCGCTCTGGGTGGAATCCGACCGCATGGGGTACCTGCTCGACACGCTGGACGAGCAGAAGCTGCGGACGCAGCGCGACGTGGTCTCCAACGAGAAGCGGCAGAGCTACGAGAACCGGCCCTACGGCCTCGCCGGCCTGCGCGTCTGCGATCTGCTCTTCCCCAAACCTCACCCCTATTACGAATGCGTCATCGGCGACATCGCCGACATCCAGGCGGCTTCCGCGGCGGATGTCCGGCAGTTCTTCCGCACCTGGTACGGGCCGCAGAACGCCTCGCTCGCGATCGTCGGCGACTTCGATCCCAAGGTGGCGCGGGAGCTCGTCGAGAAGTATTTCGGTCCGATTCCGGGCGGGCCCGCGGTCAAGCGGCCTGACATTCCGCAGGCCAACGTCGGGCGGATGATCAAGGAGACCGTCGAGGACAAGCTCGCCGAGCTGCCGCGGCTGATCCTCGTCTGGAAAGGCGTGCGCCTGTACACCGACGAGGAGCCCGCCGGCGACGTCCTCGCGGACGTGCTCGGCTCCGGGAGGACGTCGCGTCTCTACAAGGCGCTGGTCTTCGAGCGGCACCTTGCGTCCGGAGTGAGCGCCGGTAACGGCAGCTACGGGCTGGGCGGCTGGTTCCAGGTCACCGTCACCGCGGCCCGCGGGCATACCATCGATGAGATCCGTCCGGTGGTCGATCAGATCGTGGTCGAGCTGCAGCAACAGGCGCCGACGAAGGAGGAGGTCGAGCGTGCCCAGCGAAACATCATCGCCAACCAGGTGCGCACGGTCGAACGGATTGGCGGCTTCGGCGGCAAGGCCGACCTGCTCAATCATTATCAGACGTATCTCGGCGACCCCGGATACCTCGCCCGCGATCTCGCCCGCTATCGGGCGGTGACGCCGGCCGCGGCGCAGGCCTATGCGAACAAGTTCCTCATCCCCAACGAGCGCATCGAGCTGGACGTCGTCCCGGCCGCGAAGCGGACGGCGAGCGCCGAAGGAGCGGAGCGGTGA
- a CDS encoding phospholipase produces the protein MKLNAIELPPRAPGLSRTLILLHGYGADERDLLPIAHALDPRLRAVSLQGSVALGGPMRAWFNLEQDARGRITFDADAARAAVRGATAAVEEIAATSPRPLLLGFSQGAGIAVGVALLRPDLAAGVLSFSGVARALEDQDHAPMEKLRGFPVFAAHGLDDPLLPIELGRDLRATLEALGLDVEWHEYPMEHMVIPEEIEDARRWLNARL, from the coding sequence GTGAAGCTCAACGCCATCGAGTTGCCGCCGCGCGCGCCTGGGCTCTCGCGCACGCTGATCCTCCTGCACGGCTACGGCGCCGACGAGCGCGATCTGCTACCCATCGCCCACGCGCTCGACCCGCGCCTGCGCGCGGTTTCGCTGCAGGGATCCGTCGCGCTCGGCGGGCCGATGCGCGCCTGGTTCAACCTGGAGCAGGACGCGCGCGGCCGCATCACGTTCGATGCCGACGCCGCTCGCGCCGCCGTACGCGGCGCGACCGCCGCGGTCGAGGAGATCGCCGCGACTTCTCCCAGACCGCTTCTGCTGGGGTTCAGCCAGGGGGCGGGAATCGCAGTGGGCGTCGCGTTGCTCCGGCCGGATCTGGCGGCGGGGGTCCTGTCGTTCTCGGGCGTGGCGCGCGCGCTCGAGGACCAGGACCATGCCCCCATGGAGAAGCTGCGGGGTTTTCCCGTCTTCGCCGCGCACGGCCTGGACGATCCCCTGCTGCCCATCGAGCTTGGCCGCGATCTACGCGCTACGCTCGAGGCGCTCGGCCTCGACGTCGAGTGGCACGAGTACCCGATGGAGCACATGGTGATCCCGGAGGAAATCGAAGACGCCCGCAGGTGGTTGAACGCTCGACTGTGA
- a CDS encoding adenylate cyclase produces the protein MGVEIERKFLVSKDLLPRELPEGDELEQGYLGMDPTVRVRLVTAHDGIRHAELTVKGNGLLSRSEFNYPIPHEDAEALLRMCSRSLRKVRRKLGRFELDHFRERDLWLAEIELADERESFERPSWLAEEVTHDPQYSNSRLAAPRRAG, from the coding sequence ATGGGCGTAGAGATCGAGAGGAAGTTTCTGGTGAGCAAGGACCTCCTCCCCAGGGAGCTGCCGGAGGGCGACGAGCTGGAGCAGGGCTACCTGGGCATGGATCCGACGGTGCGGGTGAGGCTGGTCACCGCGCACGACGGGATCCGCCACGCCGAGTTGACCGTCAAGGGGAACGGTCTCTTGTCCCGGTCGGAGTTCAACTACCCGATTCCCCACGAGGACGCGGAAGCCCTGCTGCGGATGTGCTCGCGCAGCCTGCGCAAGGTGCGGCGCAAGCTCGGGCGCTTCGAGCTCGACCACTTTCGCGAGCGCGATCTCTGGCTGGCCGAGATCGAGCTGGCGGACGAGCGGGAGAGCTTCGAGCGGCCATCGTGGCTCGCGGAGGAAGTCACCCACGATCCGCAGTACTCGAATTCGCGCCTTGCCGCCCCGCGCCGCGCGGGTTAG